The following is a genomic window from Hymenobacter sp. APR13.
TGGCCTGGCTGGAGCTGGGCGCCACCGACGCCACGCGCGTGGAGATGGTGCAGTTTCACCCGAGCTACAGCTACGAGGATTTCGTGCAGGGCTTCCGGCCCGATGCGCAGGGCGTATTCCGGCTGCAGGAAGGCATTTTGCCCGACTTCTGCCGCCGCGCCGCCCAGGATCCGGAGCGGCCCTATTTTCTGCTGATTGACGAGCTGAACCGCGGCAACCTGAGCCGCATCTTCGGGGAGCTGCTGCTGCTGCTGGAGGCCGACAAGCGCGGCCCGGCCCACGCCGTGCGCCTGCCCTACAGCCCGGCGGAAGCCTCGCGCTTCTTCGTGCCCGAAAACGTGTACCTCATCGGCACCATGAACCTGGCCGACCGCAGCCTCGCGCCGCTGGACTATGCCCTGCGGCGGCGGTTTGCCTTCGTGGAGCTGGAGCCGGAGTTTGGGGAACCGCTCCAGCAACTGCTGGCGGCGCAGGGCGTGCCGGCCGCCGTGGTCCAGCGCCTCACGCAACACCTCACGGCCCTCAACCAAACCATCACCGACGACCCCGACCTGGGCCCGGAGTTCCGCATCGGCCACAGCTACTTCTGCCAGCCCCCTGCATCTGCCGCCGAGGCCGAATCCTGGCTCACCCTGATTCTGGAGCAGGAAATCGGGCCGCTGCTTGATGACTACTGGCTGGACCAGCCCGCCAAGGCCGCCGCCCAGAAAAGGAAGCTGCTGGGTTAGGTGAATGGCTGAATTGCTTGATGGTTAAATGGCTGGTTGTGGAGAGTCCGCTGGCCCCGGTCTGCGCGGCACAGCCGCAAGACCGGTGGCCGGCGTATCGCCCCGGTCTCCGACCGGAGGACGCGCAGTGGCCAGTTGAACCCGCGCCGTCCGCACTTACACCGCCACTCACCAGCGCGAACAAGCTAAAGCGTGTTCTACATGATTCCGATTCAGAACCTCTACTACCTGCTTTGCTACGCCTGGAACCGCCTGCCGGAACCGGCCGAGCAACAGACCGTGGAGGCGGCCGCTTTCCACCGGCCGCTGGAGCTTCTGGCGCACCTGCTGCTCACGGGCACCCGGCGGCTGCTCCGGCAGGGCCTGCCCACCGGCTATTCCGAGCAAACGCAGGAGCTGCCCGAACTGCGCGGCCGCCTGTTGCTGGCCTCTACCCTGGCCCGTAACCTGCTGCCCCAGGGCCGCGCCATCTGCACCTACGATGAGCTGAGTGTGGCCACGCCCGCCAACCAACTCCTGCTGGGCACCCTGCAGCAGCTGGCCCGCACCCGAGCGCTGCCGGCCACCCTCCGCCACGAAGTAAAGCGAGTGCTACAACGGTTTCCGCCGGCCGTGGCGCCGCTGCCGCTTTCGGCCGCTACGCTGCGCGCCGTGCGCCGGCTGCGGCCCACCGGGCTGCCTGCTTTCCTGCTGAACGTGTGCGAGTTGATTCACCACAGCGCCCTGCCCACGCCCGAGGCAGCCGGCGCCTCCCGCTTCCACGATTTCCGCCGCGACGAGCGGCTGATGGCGCAGCTGTTCGAGCAGTTTGTGCGCAACTTCTACCGCCTGGAGCAGCGGCAGTTCCGGGTGTCGTCGGAAACCATTCCGTGGCAGGCCCAGGCCGAAACCGCCGAGGCCCTGGCCCTGCTGCCGGCCATGATTACGGATACGTCGCTGGAAAGCCCCGACCGCAAGATCATCCTCGATACCAAGTACTACGCCGCCGCCCTGCGCCCACGCTACCACCAGCAAAAGCTGATTTCGCCCCACCTCTACCAACTCTACGCCTACCTGCAAAACCAGCCCGCACTACCCGGCCAGCAGCTGGAAGGCATCCTGCTGTATCCGGCCGCTGCCCAAACCTTGGATGTGCGCTACACGCTCGGCGGCCACCCCGTGCGCGTGGTCACGCTGGATCTGGCGCAGCCGTGGGAAGGTATTGCGGCGGATTTGCTGGGGTTGCTGCAATTGCCGGATCAGCAATAAAATTGTGGGTTTTATGAACGAATGCAGCCCTGAAACCGCAGTTGCGTCAGTAGATTGCAACAGCTAGTTACCCCGCTTCCTCTGTCCTTCCACTTCCTATCACCAAACCTCTACTCTTTTGAAAAGACGCGAATTTGTGGGCCTCACCGGCCTGGCAACCGGCGCCCTGTTTCTGCCCGCCATTCCGGGCCTGAGCGCCACGCCCGTTGATCCGCTGCGGCTGCTGGAAACCGTAGACCCGGCCATCAAGAAGCGGCTGGCCGATGCGGCCCTGAACGCGGCCAAATCGGCCGGCGCCACCTACGCCGACGTGCGCATCGGGCGCTACCTCAACCAAAGCATCTTCACCCGCGAAAAGCAGGTGCAGAACATTGCCAGCGGGGAAAGCTACGGGGCCGGCATCCGGGTAATTGCCAACGGCACCTGGGGATTTGCCTCCACCAACACCGTGACCGAGGCGGGCATGGCCAAGGCCGCGCAGCTGGCCGTGCAGATTGCCAAGGCCAACGCCAAAGTGCAGAAAGACCAGGTGAAGCTGGCGCCGCAGAACGGCTACGGCGAGGTAAGCTGGAAAACGCCCATCGAGAAGAACTCCTTCGAGGTGCCCGTGAAAGAGAAAGTGGAGCTGCTGCTGGCCGCCAACGCCAAGGCCCTCGACA
Proteins encoded in this region:
- a CDS encoding AAA family ATPase, with product MPTPDLDPTQLTREQVLRALRHLDREGPRMPLSTVYDLVYRGRRYAPRAVAQLAFRLALGQPEAAWPLAAGAPTNRVLERLDFTIATKRPTLANSPLDGDVAAQQDMQALYVGPEATPKPPKPAPAPTTETETQAHEPAPAYTLPTEPYGREQALQELFVSEGKLADALAGLRRRRNLILQGPPGTGKTFLAGRLAWLELGATDATRVEMVQFHPSYSYEDFVQGFRPDAQGVFRLQEGILPDFCRRAAQDPERPYFLLIDELNRGNLSRIFGELLLLLEADKRGPAHAVRLPYSPAEASRFFVPENVYLIGTMNLADRSLAPLDYALRRRFAFVELEPEFGEPLQQLLAAQGVPAAVVQRLTQHLTALNQTITDDPDLGPEFRIGHSYFCQPPASAAEAESWLTLILEQEIGPLLDDYWLDQPAKAAAQKRKLLG
- a CDS encoding 5-methylcytosine restriction system specificity protein McrC, translating into MIPIQNLYYLLCYAWNRLPEPAEQQTVEAAAFHRPLELLAHLLLTGTRRLLRQGLPTGYSEQTQELPELRGRLLLASTLARNLLPQGRAICTYDELSVATPANQLLLGTLQQLARTRALPATLRHEVKRVLQRFPPAVAPLPLSAATLRAVRRLRPTGLPAFLLNVCELIHHSALPTPEAAGASRFHDFRRDERLMAQLFEQFVRNFYRLEQRQFRVSSETIPWQAQAETAEALALLPAMITDTSLESPDRKIILDTKYYAAALRPRYHQQKLISPHLYQLYAYLQNQPALPGQQLEGILLYPAAAQTLDVRYTLGGHPVRVVTLDLAQPWEGIAADLLGLLQLPDQQ